The following are from one region of the Rosettibacter firmus genome:
- the fucP gene encoding L-fucose:H+ symporter permease, whose amino-acid sequence MKEKYQLVPKKNLIPFILVTSCFAWWGLANNMTDTLLAAFKKIMSMSDFQTSWIQIAFYGAYFCLALPAAIFIKKYSYKSGVLLGLGLYIIGALMFYPASKTMNYYHFLFALYVLAGGLSILETSANPYIIAMGPEETGTRRLNLAQSFNPIGSISGILISQLFILSNLNRANALERKLMSPEQLEKIQSEELEAVMGPYVGVALILIVIWILIAVLKMPAGSDESTNIEIVKTFKRLLKRKNYLKGVIAQFFYVGAQIGVWSFTIRYVMKELNLNEKDAATYYLASLILFGAFRFLCTGLMKYLQPSKLLSLLSFLAILFTSIVIFSGGIFGVYSLVLISACMSLMFPTIFGLAIQELNEDTKIGSSGLIMAILGGAVLTAVQGLVSDLTGSINTSYIIPLISFIIILYYGLSFLNKSEVPDKI is encoded by the coding sequence ATGAAAGAAAAATATCAACTCGTACCTAAAAAAAATTTAATCCCTTTTATTTTAGTTACAAGCTGTTTTGCATGGTGGGGACTTGCTAATAATATGACCGATACTTTGCTCGCAGCTTTTAAGAAAATTATGAGTATGTCCGACTTTCAAACTTCATGGATTCAAATTGCATTTTATGGTGCTTACTTTTGTTTAGCATTGCCAGCTGCAATTTTTATTAAAAAGTATAGTTACAAATCGGGAGTTTTGCTGGGTCTTGGATTATATATTATTGGAGCTTTAATGTTTTACCCGGCAAGTAAAACAATGAATTATTATCACTTTTTATTTGCATTGTATGTTCTTGCTGGAGGATTATCAATTTTAGAAACTTCTGCTAATCCATATATAATTGCAATGGGACCAGAAGAAACAGGTACTCGAAGATTAAACTTAGCACAATCTTTTAATCCAATTGGTTCAATTTCTGGAATATTAATTAGTCAACTATTTATTTTAAGTAACTTAAATCGTGCGAATGCTTTAGAAAGAAAATTAATGTCACCAGAACAATTAGAAAAAATTCAATCGGAAGAATTAGAAGCTGTAATGGGACCTTATGTTGGTGTTGCTTTAATTCTTATTGTTATCTGGATTTTAATTGCAGTATTAAAAATGCCTGCAGGTTCCGATGAATCAACAAATATAGAAATTGTAAAAACATTTAAACGCCTTCTTAAAAGGAAAAATTATTTAAAGGGAGTTATTGCACAATTTTTTTATGTGGGAGCTCAAATTGGAGTCTGGTCTTTTACAATTAGATATGTTATGAAGGAATTGAATTTAAATGAGAAAGATGCTGCAACTTATTATTTAGCTTCGTTAATTCTATTCGGTGCATTTCGATTTCTTTGCACTGGTTTAATGAAATATCTGCAGCCGAGTAAACTATTATCATTATTGTCGTTTTTAGCTATCTTGTTTACAAGCATTGTAATTTTTTCAGGTGGAATATTTGGTGTTTATTCATTAGTTCTAATATCTGCATGTATGTCTTTAATGTTTCCAACTATATTTGGTCTTGCTATTCAAGAATTAAATGAAGATACAAAAATTGGAAGCTCTGGATTGATTATGGCAATTTTAGGTGGAGCTGTTTTAACTGCAGTTCAAGGATTGGTATCCGATTTAACAGGAAGTATAAATACTTCTTATATAATTCCGCTTATTAGTTTTATAATTATACTTTATTATGGTTTGTCGTTTTTAAACAAATCAGAAGTACCTGATAAGATTTAA
- a CDS encoding alpha-L-fucosidase, whose product MKKIFLFISFLLTCINAQQIKKELPENIKIILPTDTKEDIIRKAANVIPATRQFEWQKLEFIGFIHFGINTFMDVEWGIRDADISKFNPEKLDCNQWVKVLKDAGIKMVILTAKHHDGFCLWPSKYTDYNISKTPYKNGKGDIVKELSDACRRFGLKFGIYLSPWDMHEKTYGTPDYNQFFMNQLRELLTNYGKISEVWFDGACGEPNCKKEIYDWNSYYKLIRELQPDAVIAIMGPDVRWVGTESGYGRKTEWSVLPGSFQNLDNIAANSQQKAIDGAFIPKDLTDEDLGSRDKIFNASTLIWYPAEIDVSIRPRWFYHKEDDEFVKSPYKLFDIYFNSVGLNGVLLLNIPPDKNGLIHENDIKSLKGLRYLLDKTFDVNLAKNARIKASNELKNHNAKNILDNNYNTYWTTEDTIQSAWIELTFPKKIKFNCAMLQENILIGQRIEKFHIESWSSSSWQKIAEGTTVGYKRLLRFPEVTTNKIRIVIEQSRTNPTLSSFGLYLTPPELSIKSTNKIFKDHTVITISSDQKDTKIFYKLNNEKRFKKYINQIVVNKKTKVTAYAISKNGKKSLPFEETFYKAKYNIINNSKYDDKYSANGLYALVDGAYGTTNFNDGKWQGYHGNDIDIIIDLEEVKNLKSVSVNFLRNIPAYIFLPQEVIISVSNDGKNYETVYSFKEELKNENETIIKSYKAEFENIKCKYIKLYAKNIGTCPEWHTGKGDKAWLFIDEITIE is encoded by the coding sequence ATGAAAAAAATATTCTTATTTATATCATTTTTATTAACGTGCATTAATGCACAACAAATTAAAAAAGAATTACCTGAAAACATTAAAATAATTTTACCTACTGATACAAAAGAAGATATTATAAGAAAAGCTGCCAATGTAATACCAGCAACAAGACAGTTTGAATGGCAGAAACTTGAATTTATTGGTTTTATTCATTTTGGTATCAACACTTTTATGGATGTGGAATGGGGAATCAGAGATGCTGATATTTCAAAATTTAATCCTGAAAAACTCGATTGCAATCAATGGGTAAAAGTATTAAAAGATGCTGGTATTAAAATGGTCATTCTTACAGCAAAACATCATGATGGATTCTGTTTATGGCCCAGTAAATACACAGATTATAATATTTCTAAAACACCTTATAAAAATGGTAAAGGTGATATTGTAAAAGAACTATCTGATGCCTGTAGAAGATTTGGATTGAAATTTGGGATTTATCTTTCACCATGGGATATGCATGAAAAAACTTATGGAACACCAGATTATAACCAATTCTTTATGAATCAATTGAGAGAATTACTTACAAACTATGGTAAAATTTCAGAAGTATGGTTTGATGGTGCATGCGGTGAACCAAATTGTAAAAAAGAAATCTATGATTGGAATTCATATTATAAATTAATAAGAGAATTACAACCTGATGCTGTAATTGCAATTATGGGTCCCGATGTAAGATGGGTTGGGACAGAATCTGGTTATGGAAGAAAAACAGAATGGAGCGTATTGCCTGGCTCATTCCAAAATTTAGATAATATTGCTGCTAACTCACAACAAAAAGCAATTGATGGTGCTTTCATTCCTAAAGATCTTACCGATGAAGATCTGGGAAGTAGAGATAAAATTTTTAATGCTTCAACTCTTATCTGGTATCCTGCAGAAATTGATGTATCCATACGACCAAGATGGTTCTATCATAAAGAAGATGATGAATTTGTAAAATCGCCATATAAATTATTTGATATCTACTTTAATTCAGTAGGATTGAATGGAGTTTTGTTATTAAATATTCCACCAGATAAAAATGGTTTGATTCATGAAAATGACATTAAAAGTTTGAAAGGCTTAAGATATTTACTGGACAAAACTTTTGATGTTAACTTAGCTAAAAATGCCAGGATAAAAGCATCGAATGAATTAAAAAATCATAATGCAAAAAATATTCTTGATAATAACTATAACACTTACTGGACTACTGAAGACACAATTCAATCAGCATGGATTGAATTAACCTTCCCTAAAAAGATAAAGTTTAATTGTGCAATGTTACAGGAAAATATCTTAATAGGTCAACGAATTGAAAAATTTCATATTGAAAGCTGGAGTAGTTCATCCTGGCAAAAAATTGCTGAAGGAACTACAGTAGGATACAAAAGATTATTAAGATTTCCTGAAGTTACCACCAACAAAATTAGAATTGTAATTGAACAATCAAGAACAAATCCTACACTTTCATCTTTCGGATTATACTTAACTCCACCTGAATTATCAATAAAATCGACAAATAAAATTTTCAAAGATCATACTGTAATTACAATCTCATCAGACCAGAAAGACACAAAAATTTTTTATAAACTCAATAATGAAAAAAGATTTAAAAAATACATAAATCAAATTGTAGTTAATAAAAAAACAAAAGTAACTGCATATGCTATTTCAAAAAATGGTAAAAAGAGTTTACCATTTGAAGAAACTTTTTATAAAGCAAAATATAATATCATTAACAATTCAAAATATGATGATAAATACAGTGCAAATGGTTTATATGCATTAGTTGATGGAGCTTATGGAACAACAAATTTTAATGATGGTAAATGGCAGGGATATCATGGTAATGACATTGACATAATTATTGACCTGGAAGAAGTGAAAAATTTGAAATCAGTATCTGTAAATTTTTTAAGAAATATTCCTGCTTATATTTTTCTTCCCCAGGAAGTTATTATTTCTGTTTCAAACGATGGAAAAAATTATGAAACTGTTTATAGCTTTAAAGAAGAACTGAAGAATGAAAATGAGACTATAATAAAAAGTTACAAAGCTGAATTTGAAAACATTAAATGCAAATACATAAAACTCTATGCTAAAAACATAGGCACCTGTCCAGAGTGGCACACTGGAAAAGGCGATAAAGCTTGGTTATTTATTGATGAAATTACAATTGAATAA
- a CDS encoding DUF4838 domain-containing protein, whose product MKTNFKIFLYISIFVSTNLLASNKLHLVTNGKSDYKIVISSSASYWDSLSASELKKYIFEISGAIIPIVNDESPILQREIIIGKNKHSTNVDTSGIKYDGFIIKTENEKLYFIGGKRKGTLNAIYTFLERFLGCRMYSSTFKKIPSQKTITLPSINILENPAFEYRDIYYYETSNDEYCRWHKLVDSEDKKIWGLFVHTFQTLLPADQYFEKHPEYFALRGNIRVPEQLCLSNPDVLKIVIENLKKRMAENPDAKIWSVSQNDNYSFCQCKECSRIDSIENSPSGSIINFVNKIAKEFPDKIISTLAYQYSRKPPVNIKPEKNVNIMLCTIECYRTKPLNDKSDSTNSSFIEDFKGWTGLTNNIFLWDYVVQFSNLISPFPNFHILQPNIQLFAKHKIKMMFQQGAGKRNATEFGELRTYLIAKLLWNPYVNIDSVMNDFLDGYYGKAGKFIREYIDLMQNALIKSGHNLWIYSNPVEQMKYFLTPELMKRYQDIFDRAEKSVMNQKDFLRRIKIARLPLIYAELEQAKATAHTKNKLVIKKANNKYEPNPYIFNLLNQFEKTTAPLKDVFLNESGLTPEKYISSYKSIVSKTMYNPLALNKPVKFLKIPDWDKYPANREKSLTDGIRGDEDHKFNWTGFEGNDMEVIVDLQKITVVKKVSIAFLQNVFSWIFLPEKIEVSYSEDGINFLPVKEIINTTPATKDELKSPIFAFIKNFVIEFEPMNVRYIKIFAKSIKTCPQWHPGYPDKAWIFTDEIVIE is encoded by the coding sequence ATGAAAACAAATTTTAAAATATTCTTATACATTTCAATTTTTGTATCTACTAACCTTTTAGCATCTAATAAACTTCATCTTGTAACTAATGGTAAGAGTGATTATAAAATTGTTATATCAAGTTCAGCATCATACTGGGATTCACTCTCAGCTTCTGAATTAAAAAAATATATCTTTGAAATATCAGGAGCTATAATACCTATTGTTAACGACGAGAGTCCAATTCTACAAAGAGAAATCATAATCGGAAAAAATAAACATTCAACAAATGTGGATACATCAGGTATAAAGTATGATGGATTCATAATAAAAACAGAAAATGAAAAATTATATTTTATTGGTGGAAAGAGAAAAGGAACATTAAATGCCATTTATACATTTCTGGAAAGATTTCTTGGCTGTAGAATGTACTCATCTACTTTTAAAAAAATTCCTTCTCAAAAAACTATTACATTGCCTTCAATAAACATTTTAGAAAATCCAGCTTTTGAATATAGAGATATTTACTATTATGAAACCAGTAATGATGAATATTGTAGATGGCATAAGCTTGTTGATTCTGAAGACAAAAAAATATGGGGATTGTTTGTACACACTTTTCAGACACTTTTACCAGCCGATCAATATTTTGAAAAGCATCCAGAATATTTTGCATTACGTGGAAATATACGTGTACCAGAACAATTATGTTTGAGCAATCCAGATGTATTGAAAATTGTTATTGAAAATCTTAAAAAAAGAATGGCAGAAAATCCCGATGCAAAAATCTGGTCTGTCTCTCAAAACGATAATTATTCTTTCTGCCAGTGTAAAGAATGCAGTAGAATCGACAGCATTGAAAATTCTCCATCTGGTTCAATTATTAATTTCGTAAATAAAATTGCTAAAGAATTTCCAGATAAAATAATTTCAACTCTGGCATATCAATATAGTCGCAAACCACCTGTAAATATAAAACCAGAAAAAAATGTTAACATAATGCTCTGTACAATTGAATGTTATAGAACAAAGCCACTTAATGATAAATCAGATTCAACAAATTCAAGTTTTATAGAAGATTTTAAAGGATGGACAGGATTAACCAATAACATTTTTCTCTGGGATTATGTGGTTCAATTCTCAAATTTAATTAGTCCATTTCCAAACTTTCATATTCTTCAACCAAATATTCAATTATTTGCCAAACACAAAATCAAAATGATGTTTCAACAAGGAGCTGGTAAACGAAATGCAACAGAATTTGGCGAACTTAGAACATATCTTATCGCTAAACTTTTGTGGAATCCTTATGTAAATATCGATTCTGTTATGAATGATTTTCTTGATGGATATTATGGTAAAGCTGGAAAGTTTATAAGAGAATACATAGACTTAATGCAGAATGCATTAATTAAATCAGGTCATAATCTTTGGATTTACAGTAATCCCGTTGAACAGATGAAATATTTCTTAACACCAGAATTAATGAAACGATATCAAGATATTTTTGACAGAGCCGAAAAATCTGTGATGAATCAAAAAGATTTTCTTAGAAGAATTAAAATTGCTCGACTCCCATTAATTTATGCAGAACTTGAACAAGCAAAGGCAACTGCACACACAAAAAATAAATTAGTAATAAAAAAAGCTAATAATAAATATGAACCTAATCCTTACATTTTTAATTTATTAAATCAATTTGAAAAAACAACCGCTCCGCTCAAAGATGTATTTTTAAATGAATCTGGCTTAACTCCCGAAAAATATATTTCAAGCTATAAATCAATTGTTTCTAAAACAATGTATAATCCACTTGCTTTAAATAAACCTGTAAAGTTTTTAAAAATACCAGACTGGGATAAATATCCTGCTAATAGAGAAAAATCATTAACAGATGGAATTCGTGGTGATGAAGATCATAAATTCAACTGGACTGGTTTCGAAGGAAATGATATGGAAGTAATAGTAGATTTACAAAAAATTACAGTTGTAAAAAAAGTAAGTATCGCTTTTTTACAAAATGTTTTTTCATGGATTTTTCTTCCAGAAAAAATTGAAGTAAGTTATTCTGAAGATGGAATAAATTTTCTACCTGTAAAAGAAATAATTAACACAACCCCTGCTACCAAAGATGAATTAAAATCACCAATTTTTGCTTTTATAAAAAATTTTGTTATTGAATTTGAACCAATGAATGTTAGATATATCAAGATATTTGCAAAAAGTATTAAAACCTGTCCACAATGGCACCCTGGTTATCCTGATAAAGCATGGATTTTTACAGATGAAATTGTAATCGAATAA
- a CDS encoding glycoside hydrolase family 38 C-terminal domain-containing protein, with product MFIRIIILLIITIHLSYGQNFINGFSKAISGPEIEYHSPHPYATKALISRATDGNMIISWMTDEIQNSKSDKITFIWLSGLGCNLGEQPFTLYLNDDSLLTFFSWDKELWTVTGKYKSQLSFRSLMVDKSNDRFGIMQLCVDSDVIKNNKQIKLSIKGHKRESRAWVMVYEYQIKNELIVKPFPALVKINNELKQPVKLTFVYLGDKTNVSIVSSEVKIDTSATYGFNQFDILLPEIKETRSEQFKIYFDNKILESSFIRNPVKKLEIFLVQHSHTDIGYTRPQHEILAEHLRYIDLALDYCDLTDSYPEEAKFHWTCEVAFPVQEYLNSRPNDRIEKLKKRFKEGRIELTALPFNLSEILDENMLVASLEPLKNIVAAGFPIRTAMQDDVNGVSWTYVDYLSDIGIKYLSMGVNTARALKPFKYPTPFYWESRSGKKLLAFRADHYMSANFVSNSAGDIQYVEDELFKYIEQLLQSGYPFNEIEMQFSGYHTDNSPPSMMSSDIVKLWNEKYAWPKLRLSTISQFLNVIEKKYSHHLKVYRLAWLDWWTDGFASAPRETAIAIKTQKQLLATQGLLSIAKLYNLKIPDNLFDEIREIQEQLLFYGEHTFGAAESISDPFTKNSLEQWLTKSSFAWQANWRTYLLKQKSLSLFLPLIKKSENCKVVVFNTSNHTRSTEVEVFIDKQFLPLSKSFLFTDDNGKQLNAEIIKQIAEGSYVKIWVDNIPPYSWKTFNLLLKESLLKNNLLPKTNILENDYYYIEIDDKTGEIKHIIDKEYNLELVDKNNSWGFGTFLKEFLSDRQNLELYRLGEFKRETLKKINIESINNNSIWKSITLSGFTSDSEKVSIDIRLYNTTKKIDMVYTINKTRILKPESIYIAFPFKLDGGNIYFNLQGNFLKASTDQLEGTSNDWNTVQNYVTVRNNQYQIILSSPDCPLMQFGNINTGRFNPLAKPETTHIYAWPYNNYWGTNFKAWEEGELSWQFSFTSTKDTSINYAELFGENIQLPLIGFVIPPSKSDSKINDILQTNSKNKIDFIGNISNVTVPHILPLREENALFILIREIDGKNVNIKIPDSYKIYLSNVTGHLKKRIYNLKLNPHESKFLIIKK from the coding sequence ATGTTTATAAGAATAATAATCTTGCTTATAATAACTATTCATTTAAGCTACGGACAGAATTTTATTAATGGTTTTAGTAAAGCAATCTCTGGTCCAGAAATAGAATATCATTCACCACATCCATACGCAACAAAAGCTCTCATATCAAGAGCTACTGATGGAAATATGATTATTAGCTGGATGACTGATGAAATACAAAATTCGAAGAGTGATAAAATTACATTCATCTGGTTATCTGGTCTGGGATGCAATTTAGGAGAACAACCATTTACTCTATACTTAAATGATGATTCTCTTTTGACCTTTTTTTCCTGGGATAAAGAATTATGGACGGTAACAGGAAAATATAAAAGTCAATTGAGTTTTCGTTCACTAATGGTTGATAAAAGTAATGATCGATTTGGAATAATGCAGTTATGTGTTGATAGTGATGTAATAAAAAATAATAAGCAGATTAAACTTTCTATTAAAGGACACAAAAGAGAAAGTAGAGCCTGGGTAATGGTTTATGAGTATCAAATTAAAAATGAATTAATTGTAAAACCTTTTCCAGCTCTGGTAAAAATTAATAACGAATTAAAACAACCAGTTAAACTCACATTTGTTTATTTAGGAGATAAGACAAATGTCTCAATAGTTTCTTCAGAAGTGAAGATTGATACATCTGCTACTTATGGCTTTAATCAATTCGATATTTTATTACCAGAAATTAAGGAAACCAGATCAGAACAGTTTAAAATTTATTTTGATAATAAAATTTTAGAAAGTTCCTTTATTAGAAATCCAGTAAAAAAACTGGAAATATTTTTAGTTCAACACTCTCATACAGATATTGGTTATACAAGACCTCAACACGAAATTTTAGCAGAACATTTACGATATATAGATTTAGCACTTGATTATTGTGATTTAACAGATTCATATCCCGAAGAAGCAAAATTTCACTGGACTTGCGAAGTAGCATTTCCTGTGCAAGAATATTTAAATAGCCGCCCTAATGATCGAATTGAAAAATTAAAAAAGCGATTTAAAGAAGGGAGAATAGAATTAACAGCTCTCCCTTTTAATTTGAGTGAAATTTTAGATGAAAATATGCTGGTGGCTTCTCTTGAACCTTTGAAAAATATAGTTGCTGCAGGATTTCCTATTCGCACTGCTATGCAAGATGATGTTAATGGTGTCTCTTGGACTTATGTGGATTATTTAAGTGATATAGGAATAAAGTATTTATCGATGGGAGTAAACACTGCTCGTGCATTAAAACCTTTCAAATATCCAACACCTTTTTATTGGGAATCACGTTCAGGTAAAAAATTATTAGCATTTAGAGCTGATCATTATATGTCCGCAAATTTTGTTTCAAATTCAGCTGGAGATATTCAATATGTTGAAGATGAATTGTTTAAATATATTGAACAATTGTTACAGAGTGGTTATCCATTTAATGAAATTGAAATGCAATTCAGTGGTTATCATACAGATAATTCTCCTCCTTCGATGATGTCAAGTGACATAGTAAAATTATGGAATGAAAAATATGCATGGCCAAAACTAAGATTATCTACAATTTCACAATTTCTAAATGTTATTGAAAAAAAATATTCACATCATTTGAAAGTATACAGGTTAGCATGGTTAGATTGGTGGACTGATGGATTTGCTTCTGCACCAAGAGAAACTGCAATTGCTATCAAAACTCAAAAACAGTTACTTGCAACTCAGGGTCTATTATCTATTGCTAAGCTTTATAATCTTAAAATACCTGATAATTTGTTTGATGAAATTCGAGAAATCCAGGAACAATTACTTTTTTACGGAGAACATACATTTGGAGCTGCTGAAAGTATTTCAGATCCATTTACAAAAAATTCTTTAGAACAATGGTTAACAAAATCATCTTTTGCATGGCAGGCAAACTGGAGAACTTATTTATTAAAACAAAAATCTTTGAGTTTATTTTTGCCTCTAATAAAAAAATCTGAAAATTGTAAAGTCGTAGTTTTTAATACTTCAAATCATACAAGATCTACTGAAGTTGAAGTTTTTATTGATAAACAATTTTTACCATTATCAAAATCTTTTTTGTTTACAGATGATAATGGGAAACAATTAAATGCAGAAATAATAAAACAAATTGCTGAAGGTTCTTATGTAAAAATCTGGGTCGATAATATTCCACCTTATAGCTGGAAAACTTTTAATTTATTATTGAAAGAGTCTTTATTGAAAAATAATTTATTGCCAAAAACTAATATCCTGGAAAATGATTACTATTATATTGAGATTGATGATAAAACAGGTGAAATTAAACACATAATTGATAAAGAATATAATCTCGAGCTTGTTGATAAAAATAATTCATGGGGTTTTGGTACTTTCTTAAAAGAATTTCTATCTGACAGACAAAATCTGGAATTGTATAGACTCGGAGAATTTAAAAGAGAAACTTTGAAGAAAATTAATATAGAATCGATTAATAATAATTCAATCTGGAAAAGCATAACTTTGAGTGGATTTACATCTGATTCAGAAAAAGTATCAATTGATATTAGATTATATAATACCACGAAAAAGATTGATATGGTCTATACAATTAATAAAACCAGAATATTAAAACCAGAATCAATATATATTGCATTTCCATTTAAACTTGATGGTGGAAATATTTATTTCAATTTACAGGGGAATTTTTTAAAAGCATCAACCGATCAATTAGAAGGCACTTCGAATGACTGGAATACAGTACAAAATTATGTTACAGTTCGTAATAATCAGTATCAAATAATTTTATCTTCTCCTGACTGTCCATTAATGCAATTTGGAAATATTAATACAGGTAGATTTAATCCATTAGCAAAACCTGAAACGACACACATTTATGCATGGCCATATAATAATTACTGGGGTACAAATTTTAAAGCCTGGGAAGAAGGAGAACTTAGCTGGCAATTTTCATTTACATCTACGAAAGATACATCTATCAATTATGCTGAATTATTTGGTGAAAATATTCAATTACCTTTGATAGGATTTGTGATACCTCCCTCAAAATCTGATAGTAAAATTAACGATATACTACAGACTAATAGTAAAAATAAAATTGATTTTATCGGCAATATTTCAAATGTAACTGTGCCACATATTTTACCTCTGCGTGAAGAAAATGCTTTATTTATCTTGATAAGAGAGATCGATGGCAAAAATGTTAATATAAAAATTCCAGATAGTTATAAAATTTATTTATCTAATGTAACAGGACATTTAAAAAAGAGAATCTATAATCTAAAATTAAATCCACATGAATCTAAATTTTTGATAATAAAGAAATAA
- a CDS encoding alpha-L-fucosidase: MAEEKKESLHAGAVEIEKAIKEYYPETDPLVLKKLEEWKKLKFGLLVHWAPSSQWGIVESWSLCSEDEEWCKRKIEDYCEYKKQYENLMTTFNPVKFDPAKWAEAAKDAGMKYFVFTTKHHDGFCMFDTKFTDYKITSNRCPFHKNRNANITKVLFEEFRKRDFMIGVYFSKPDWHSDYYWWRRFATPDRNVNYDISKYPDRWQKFVEFTHNQIEELMTDYGRIDILWLDGCWVRKYTEKELEEERKKSNFNIYRIQNQDINMPLLVKKARTKQPGLIVVDRAVPGIYQNYLTPENQIPDEHLPYPWETCMPMTPSWSYEPGLEYKSTRKLIHSLIQIVARGGNFLLGIGAKPDGDFEDSAYQRLKEIGNWIKINGEAIYNSSPLYPYQEGKIYFTEVSDKINYMFYLIDENESVLPEKIILNKFIPKKASLISILGEHQKPSWIIRKNQTIIYLPEEIRYNSNHKFAITFKIINP, translated from the coding sequence ATGGCAGAAGAAAAAAAAGAATCTTTACATGCTGGTGCTGTAGAAATTGAAAAAGCAATTAAGGAATATTATCCCGAAACAGATCCACTGGTTCTAAAAAAATTAGAAGAATGGAAGAAATTAAAATTTGGTTTACTTGTTCATTGGGCTCCTTCAAGTCAATGGGGAATTGTTGAATCATGGTCATTATGTTCAGAAGATGAAGAATGGTGCAAAAGAAAAATTGAAGACTATTGTGAATACAAAAAGCAATATGAAAATTTAATGACAACTTTTAATCCTGTAAAATTCGATCCTGCTAAATGGGCAGAAGCTGCTAAAGATGCTGGTATGAAATATTTTGTATTCACCACAAAACATCACGATGGATTCTGTATGTTCGATACTAAATTTACTGATTATAAAATTACAAGTAATAGATGCCCTTTTCACAAAAATAGAAATGCTAATATTACAAAAGTCTTATTTGAAGAATTCAGAAAAAGAGATTTTATGATTGGAGTTTATTTTTCCAAACCTGACTGGCACTCAGATTATTACTGGTGGAGAAGATTTGCAACTCCAGATCGAAATGTTAATTATGATATTTCAAAATATCCAGACAGATGGCAAAAGTTTGTTGAATTTACTCACAATCAAATTGAAGAATTGATGACTGATTATGGAAGAATAGATATTCTCTGGCTCGATGGATGCTGGGTTCGAAAATACACAGAAAAAGAATTAGAAGAAGAAAGAAAAAAATCGAACTTTAATATTTACAGGATACAAAACCAGGATATAAATATGCCTTTGCTGGTAAAAAAAGCAAGAACAAAACAACCTGGATTAATTGTTGTTGATCGTGCAGTTCCTGGAATTTATCAAAATTATCTTACACCGGAAAACCAAATTCCAGATGAACATCTTCCCTATCCATGGGAAACATGTATGCCTATGACACCAAGCTGGTCTTATGAACCAGGATTAGAATATAAATCGACAAGAAAATTAATTCATTCATTAATTCAGATTGTTGCACGTGGTGGTAATTTTTTACTTGGAATAGGTGCAAAACCTGATGGTGATTTTGAAGACTCAGCTTATCAAAGATTAAAGGAAATTGGTAATTGGATAAAAATAAATGGCGAAGCTATTTATAATTCATCACCACTATATCCATATCAAGAAGGAAAAATCTACTTTACAGAAGTATCGGATAAAATAAATTATATGTTCTATCTTATTGATGAAAATGAATCTGTATTACCCGAAAAAATAATTTTAAATAAGTTCATTCCAAAAAAAGCATCGTTAATTTCGATTCTTGGTGAACATCAAAAACCAAGCTGGATAATAAGAAAAAATCAAACTATAATTTATCTGCCAGAAGAAATACGATATAATTCGAATCATAAATTTGCAATAACATTTAAAATCATAAATCCTTAA